In a single window of the Callithrix jacchus isolate 240 chromosome 1, calJac240_pri, whole genome shotgun sequence genome:
- the AJM1 gene encoding apical junction component 1 homolog — protein MTRTDPPDLLVSTVYQDIKVAAPGPASRRPPCERSVARPAEPAPFNKRHCRSFDFLEALDGPAEETMPEPPPPEPAVSRARTREAEPRRRARSKSAPRAPPGLTPAPASSPVLPRRGREAQRAARAEASPRREPAYPALRALANELHPIKLQPQRGGPGRITPLCAAAGRCAPPEPPAGPAPHVRCRLDIKPDDAVLQHAARGSRSCAPAEAAPWARPAPQFHGLTVPGPRHMALSRTPTPSDSYCADPRALYCDGPLPGPRDYAERRSLPFTTPPGPTQFFYTEESQGFRGSYAASPGPTFDAYCPRPYRPEELPGPSSRRVSGYYSGEVRTFPIQEPPSRSYYGEAPRAYGLPYGPRYVPEEPRAHHTARPFYTEDFGRYRERDVLARTYPHPRSSQAWADWGPRPYRTLQVAPPSDPDPLLASWHGGTGTSPPRLVTDSRHYSRSWDNILAPGPRREDPLGRGRSYENLLGREVREPRGTSPEGRRPPVVVNLSTSPRRYAALSLSETSLTEKGRSGEGLGRNWYVTPEITITDNDLRAAERPSARAWELPGGRARPPPHAAPDGPTSGRQRSLEQLDELITDLVIDSRPPAGQASEPPADCLGPQLRRLLDSRPAGSGAPALAPPRSPPASAGSAEEPAAPGEAADASPEPSADEDDLMTCSNARCRRTETMFNACLYFKSCHSCYTYYCSRLCRREDWDAHKARCVYGRVGSVCRHVLQFCRDSGPVHRAFSRIARVGFLSRGRGVLFLGFPSPGSADNFLRFGLEGLLLSPTYLSLRELATHAAPLGSYARELAAAGRLYEPAECFLLSVSVAVGPGAAPPGTPALPAPAPRSHGPTVRKFAKVALAAGSPARPPPARSREPDMETLILTPPPGTAGLDQEGEAGRRAREVAFIHIQRELRLRGVFLRHEFPRVYEQLCEFVEANRRFTPTTIYPTDRRTGRPFMCMIMAASEPRALDWVASANLLDDIM, from the coding sequence ATGACCCGTACGGACCCGCCGGACCTGCTGGTGTCGACCGTGTACCAGGACATCAAGGTGGCGGCCCCGGGACCCGCATCCAGGCGCCCGCCATGTGAGCGATCCGTGGCCAGGCCTGCCGAGCCCGCGCCTTTCAACAAGCGCCACTGCCGCAGTTTCGATTTCCTGGAGGCGCTGGACGGGCCAGCCGAGGAGACCATGCCGGAGCCACCGCCCCCGGAGCCCGCCGTGTCGCGCGCCCGGACCCGGGAAGCCGAGCCGCGCCGCCGCGCCCGCTCCAAGAGCGCGCCCCGCGCGCCCCCGGGCCTGACGCCCGCGCCCGCCTCGTCGCCGGTGTTGCCCCGCAGAGGGCGGGAAGCTCAGCGGGCGGCGCGGGCCGAGGCCTCGCCGCGCCGGGAGCCCGCGTACCCGGCGCTCCGCGCGCTCGCCAACGAGCTGCATCCCATCAAGCTGCAGCCGCAGCGGGGTGGCCCCGGCCGCATCACACCCCTGTGCGCAGCCGCGGGCCGCTGCGCACCGCCCGAACCGCCCGCGGGACCCGCCCCCCACGTGCGCTGCCGCCTGGACATCAAGCCCGATGACGCGGTGCTCCAGCACGCCGCGCGGGGCTCGCGGTCCTGCGCGCCCGCCGAGGCCGCGCCCTgggcccgccccgccccgcagTTCCACGGCCTCACGGTGCCGGGGCCTCGTCACATGGCGCTGTCgcgcacccccacacccagcgaCTCCTACTGCGCAGACCCCCGGGCGCTCTACTGCGACGGGCCCCTACCTGGGCCCCGGGACTACGCCGAGCGCCGCAGTCTGCCCTTCACCACCCCGCCGGGCCCCACCCAGTTCTTCTACACCGAGGAGTCCCAGGGCTTCCGGGGCAGCTACGCGGCCAGCCCCGGCCCCACCTTCGACGCCTACTGCCCCAGGCCCTACCGTCCCGAAGAGCTCCCCGGGCCCAGTTCCCGGCGCGTGAGCGGCTACTACTCTGGAGAAGTGCGCACCTTCCCCATCCAGGAGCCGCCCTCCCGCTCCTACTACGGCGAGGCTCCCCGAGCCTACGGCCTGCCCTACGGGCCCCGCTACGTCCCCGAGGAGCCCCGGGCCCACCACACCGCCCGCCCCTTTTACACGGAGGACTTCGGGCGGTACCGCGAGCGCGACGTCCTAGCTCGGACGTATCCACACCCGCGCAGCAGCCAGGCCTGGGCAGACTGGGGCCCGCGCCCGTACCGCACCCTTCAGGTGGCGCCGCCCTCCGACCCCGACCCGCTGCTCGCCTCCTGGCACGGCGGCACCGGCACCAGTCCGCCGCGGCTGGTCACCGACAGCCGCCACTACTCGCGCTCCTGGGACAACATTCTGGCCCCGGGGCCGCGCCGCGAAGACCCCCTGGGCCGCGGCCGCAGCTACGAGAACCTGCTGGGGCGCGAGGTGCGGGAACCGCGGGGCACGTCCCCCGAAGGCCGGCGCCCGCCCGTCGTGGTGAACCTGTCCACCTCCCCCAGACGCTACGCCGCCCTGTCCCTGTCCGAGACGTCGCTGACCGAGAAGGGCCGCTCGGGCGAGGGCCTGGGCCGCAACTGGTACGTGACGCCCGAGATCACCATCACCGACAACGACCTGCGCGCTGCCGAGCGCCCGAGCGCCAGGGCCTGGGAGCTGCCCGGGGGACGCGCGCGGCCGCCTCCCCACGCGGCCCCCGACGGCCCCACCTCTGGCCGCCAGCGCAGCCTGGAGCAGCTGGACGAGCTCATCACGGACCTGGTTATCGACTCGCGGCCCCCCGCCGGCCAGGCCTCAGAGCCCCCGGCCGACTGCCTGGGCCCCCAGCTGCGCCGCCTGCTGGACTCGCGGCCGGCGGGCTCCGGGGCTCCCGCGCTGGCGCCGCCACGCTCGCCCCCCGCCTCGGCCGGCAGCGCGGAGGAGCCCGCGGCCCCGGGAGAGGCGGCCGACGCGTCCCCCGAGCCCAGCGCCGACGAGGACGACCTGATGACGTGCTCCAACGCGCGCTGCCGGCGCACCGAGACCATGTTCAACGCCTGCCTCTACTTCAAGTCTTGCCATAGCTGCTACACCTACTACTGCTCGCGCCTGTGCCGCCGCGAGGACTGGGATGCGCACAAGGCGCGCTGCGTGTACGGCCGCGTGGGCAGCGTCTGCCGCCACGTGCTGCAGTTCTGCCGCGACAGCGGTCCTGTGCACCGCGCCTTCTCGCGCATCGCGCGCGTCGGCTTCCTGTCTCGCGGCCGCGGCGTGCTCTTCCTGGGCTTCCCGAGTCCCGGCTCCGCCGACAACTTCCTGCGCTTCGGCCTGGAGGGGCTGCTGCTGTCTCCCACCTACCTGTCGCTGCGCGAGCTGGCCACACACGCGGCGCCCTTGGGCAGCTACGCCCGCGAGCTGGCGGCCGCGGGGCGCCTCTACGAGCCGGCCGAGTGTTTCCTGCTCAGTGTGTCCGTGGCCGTGGGACCCGGCGCCGCGCCCCCGGGGACGCCCGCCCTGCCCGCGCCCGCGCCACGCAGCCACGGGCCCACGGTGCGCAAATTCGCCAAGGTGGCGCTGGCGGCAGGCAGCCCCGCGCGGCCGCCCCCGGCGCGGAGCCGCGAGCCCGACATGGAGACGCTGATCTTGACGCCGCCGCCCGGCACCGCGGGCCTGGATCAGGAGGGCGAGGCGGGCCGACGCGCGCGCGAAGTGGCCTTCATCCACATCCAGCGCGAGCTGCGGCTGCGCGGTGTCTTCCTGCGCCACGAG